A DNA window from Halorubrum sp. DM2 contains the following coding sequences:
- a CDS encoding Xaa-Pro peptidase family protein, with translation MNRTRLDETLSDLDTDGYLLDASQDDANQLYLSGFTGPDPFLTLYADGEVHVLVSGLEYGRAKAEATADTVERHADYDYEYGGREARNDMYAAFVREKGVESVSMPPRGPVGTADALRERGVDVAVDTDDRLREVRAVKTDEEIDAIREAQTANEAAMRAAEELIAGADVAGESDDAEAGVLLRDGEALTSERVTEEIEVTLLRHGCALDETIVAGGAQAADPHDRGSGPLRANEAIIVDIFPRSKATKYNADMTRTFCVGEPSETLREWYDLTERALDAALDAVEPGATGEDVHAAACEVYEEAGEPTFRTDPETETGFIHSTGHGIGLDVHESPRLASGGGELEPGHVITVEPGLYDPAVGGVRIEDLVVVTEDGYENLTDYPRKLVVD, from the coding sequence ATGAACCGAACGCGGCTCGACGAGACGCTCTCCGATCTGGACACCGACGGCTACCTGCTCGACGCCTCGCAGGACGACGCCAACCAGCTGTACCTCTCCGGGTTCACCGGTCCCGACCCGTTCCTCACGCTGTACGCCGACGGCGAGGTCCACGTCCTCGTCAGCGGGCTGGAGTACGGCCGCGCGAAGGCGGAGGCGACGGCCGACACCGTCGAGCGCCACGCCGACTACGACTACGAGTACGGCGGCCGCGAGGCGCGGAACGACATGTACGCCGCGTTCGTCCGCGAGAAGGGCGTCGAGTCCGTCTCGATGCCGCCCCGCGGGCCGGTCGGCACCGCCGACGCCCTCCGCGAGCGCGGCGTCGACGTGGCGGTCGACACGGACGACCGGCTTCGGGAGGTCCGCGCGGTCAAGACCGACGAGGAGATCGACGCGATCCGCGAGGCCCAGACGGCGAACGAGGCGGCGATGCGGGCCGCCGAGGAGCTGATAGCCGGAGCCGACGTGGCGGGCGAGAGCGACGACGCGGAGGCGGGCGTCCTGCTCCGCGACGGCGAGGCGCTCACGAGCGAACGCGTGACCGAGGAGATCGAGGTGACCCTCCTGCGACACGGCTGCGCGCTCGACGAGACGATCGTCGCCGGCGGCGCGCAGGCTGCGGACCCGCACGACCGCGGCTCCGGGCCCCTCCGAGCGAACGAGGCGATCATCGTCGACATTTTCCCGCGCTCGAAGGCGACGAAGTACAACGCCGACATGACGCGCACGTTCTGCGTCGGCGAGCCGAGCGAGACGCTCCGCGAGTGGTACGACCTCACCGAGCGCGCGCTGGACGCCGCGCTCGACGCGGTCGAACCCGGCGCGACCGGCGAGGACGTTCACGCCGCCGCCTGCGAGGTGTACGAGGAGGCGGGCGAACCCACCTTCCGAACCGACCCCGAGACGGAGACCGGGTTCATCCACTCGACCGGTCACGGCATCGGCCTCGACGTCCACGAGTCGCCGCGGCTCGCGAGCGGTGGGGGGGAGCTGGAGCCGGGCCACGTGATCACGGTCGAACCGGGCCTCTACGACCCCGCGGTCGGCGGCGTCCGGATCGAGGACCTCGTCGTCGTCACCGAGGACGGGTACGAGAACCTCACCGACTACCCGCGGAAGCTGGTCGTCGACTGA
- a CDS encoding MFS transporter, whose protein sequence is MNWRYEHTALALCTLAFTGTMVARLVVSPLVPEITTEFDVTNGTVGLALSGMWLTYALAQFPSGVLGDRYGERRVILTAVGATAVASVLLAASPSMLAFALFAAVLGVGAGLHYSVATTFLTRQFADTGRAVGVHVAGGPLAGLAAPPAAALVGSRYGWRVGVLLGAAVAVPVFVLFAWRVRPTEPLRPDQPMGERFALGPLVELLSRPRILYTTALATMGAFAWQATASFLPTFLEVGTELSSALSALLFSVYFLVHGGTQPVTGSVSDRIGRDATAMVTMAAGVVGYGTLVAAATFELGLPVAVAGVGFVGLAMSWGAPVQSRFMDLLSDEERGAGFGLVRTAYMVTGASGSVVVGSISDIAGWSVAFGLLACVMALGLATLTANRLLGLGY, encoded by the coding sequence GTGAACTGGCGGTACGAACACACGGCGCTCGCGCTCTGTACGCTCGCGTTCACGGGGACGATGGTGGCGCGGCTGGTCGTCAGCCCGCTCGTCCCGGAGATAACGACGGAGTTCGACGTGACCAACGGGACCGTCGGGCTCGCGCTCAGCGGGATGTGGCTCACGTACGCGCTGGCGCAGTTCCCCTCCGGCGTCCTCGGCGACCGCTACGGCGAGCGCCGCGTGATCCTCACCGCGGTCGGTGCCACCGCGGTCGCGTCGGTGCTCCTCGCGGCGTCGCCGTCGATGCTCGCGTTCGCGCTGTTCGCAGCCGTACTCGGGGTTGGAGCGGGACTCCACTACTCGGTCGCGACGACGTTCCTCACGCGGCAGTTCGCCGACACCGGCCGCGCCGTCGGCGTCCACGTCGCCGGGGGGCCGCTCGCGGGGCTGGCGGCACCGCCGGCCGCGGCGCTCGTCGGGTCGCGGTACGGCTGGCGCGTCGGCGTCCTCCTCGGGGCCGCCGTCGCGGTCCCCGTGTTCGTCCTGTTCGCGTGGCGGGTCAGGCCGACCGAACCGCTCCGCCCCGACCAGCCGATGGGCGAGCGGTTCGCGCTCGGCCCGCTCGTCGAACTGCTCTCGCGGCCGCGGATACTCTACACGACCGCGCTGGCGACGATGGGGGCGTTCGCGTGGCAGGCGACCGCCTCCTTCCTCCCGACCTTCTTGGAGGTCGGAACGGAGCTGTCGAGCGCGCTGTCGGCGTTGCTGTTCTCGGTGTACTTCCTCGTCCACGGCGGCACCCAACCGGTGACCGGATCCGTGTCCGACCGGATCGGCCGCGACGCCACCGCGATGGTGACGATGGCCGCGGGCGTCGTCGGCTACGGGACCCTCGTCGCGGCCGCAACGTTCGAGTTGGGGCTGCCCGTCGCCGTCGCCGGCGTCGGCTTCGTCGGCCTCGCGATGTCGTGGGGCGCGCCGGTCCAGTCGCGGTTCATGGACCTGCTGTCCGACGAGGAGCGCGGGGCCGGGTTCGGGCTCGTTCGGACCGCCTACATGGTCACGGGCGCGTCCGGCAGCGTCGTCGTCGGGAGCATCTCGGACATCGCGGGGTGGTCCGTCGCGTTCGGGCTGCTCGCCTGCGTGATGGCGCTCGGACTGGCGACGCTGACGGCGAACCGACTGCTGGGGCTGGGGTACTGA
- the hisC gene encoding histidinol-phosphate transaminase — MEPRDLSDHSPYVPGRGVEEVARERGIDSDDLIKLSSNENPHGPSPAAVEAIREHADRVNQYPKSSHTDLTAKIAAEWGVDDEQVWVSPGADGSIDYLSRAALEPGDEVLVPSPGFAYYAMSSRYHHGEVTEYDLSPADGFAQDAETVLSAYGGERIVYVTSPHNPSGSTMPLDEVEAIADATAEETLVVVDEAYGEFADIDSAIPLVDERDDVAVLRTFSKAYGLAGLRIGYSVVPEAWGEAYARVNTPFAANELACRAALAALDDDEHVEKTVETSRWARGYIADELAAPTVDSAGNFVLAAVGDGERVAEAAQERGVIIRDCTSFGLPEHVRISTGTREETREAVALLNETLADLELGVSA, encoded by the coding sequence ATGGAACCACGTGATCTCTCCGATCACTCGCCGTACGTGCCCGGGCGGGGCGTCGAGGAGGTCGCCCGCGAGCGCGGGATCGACTCCGACGACCTCATCAAGCTCTCCTCGAACGAGAACCCGCACGGCCCGAGTCCGGCGGCCGTCGAGGCGATCCGCGAGCACGCCGACCGGGTGAACCAGTACCCGAAGTCCTCGCATACGGACCTCACCGCGAAGATCGCGGCGGAGTGGGGCGTCGACGACGAGCAGGTGTGGGTGTCGCCGGGGGCCGACGGCTCTATCGACTACCTCTCGCGCGCCGCCCTTGAGCCGGGCGACGAGGTGTTGGTACCGAGTCCCGGCTTCGCCTACTACGCGATGTCGTCGCGGTACCACCACGGCGAGGTGACGGAGTACGACCTCTCTCCGGCAGACGGGTTCGCGCAGGACGCAGAGACGGTGCTGTCCGCCTACGGCGGCGAGCGGATCGTCTACGTCACCTCGCCGCACAACCCCTCCGGCTCCACGATGCCGCTCGACGAGGTCGAGGCAATCGCGGACGCGACCGCCGAGGAGACGCTCGTCGTCGTCGACGAGGCGTACGGCGAGTTCGCTGATATCGACAGCGCGATCCCGCTCGTCGACGAGCGCGACGACGTGGCGGTCCTCCGGACCTTCTCGAAGGCGTACGGGCTCGCCGGGCTCCGGATCGGCTACAGCGTCGTCCCCGAGGCGTGGGGGGAGGCGTACGCCCGGGTTAACACCCCGTTCGCGGCGAACGAGCTGGCCTGCCGGGCCGCGCTCGCCGCGCTCGACGACGACGAACACGTCGAGAAGACGGTCGAGACCTCCCGCTGGGCCCGCGGGTACATCGCCGACGAGCTCGCCGCGCCGACCGTCGACTCCGCCGGGAACTTCGTCCTCGCCGCGGTCGGCGACGGCGAGCGCGTCGCCGAGGCGGCACAGGAGCGCGGCGTGATAATCCGGGACTGTACCTCGTTCGGCCTCCCGGAACACGTTCGGATCTCGACCGGCACCCGCGAGGAGACCCGCGAGGCGGTCGCGCTGCTCAACGAGACGCTGGCGGACCTCGAACTCGGTGTGAGCGCGTGA
- a CDS encoding DUF2249 domain-containing protein: MTTDIDLRDRPDDEYRDRIRDALDGVEPGEELLIAADRDVDVHLIRYQIDRGRDVEWEHDGGDAGPREVRAVDRGELDGPASGTADVRDLPPRRRHAALVEAFDRLEPDEGFVLVNDHDPKPLYYELRSTYGDVVGWEYASRGAGEWRVAIEKTDEATAAESEAFTRFDVREIPKADRHETIHHRYRMIPDGETMELIAPHEPRPLHGEFRERYGDAFRWEVVEQEPGRCRVRITKTEGSASAEATSEAADSEIDDAETASENEATTASDGSPAVTRELDVRDLPPAQRHEEIFDAYAALDDGDGFVLVNDHDPKPLYHQFEAEAGPEFHWEYRRQEPGEFRVLIGKRAADAENHDHGATEGTSAPF; the protein is encoded by the coding sequence ATGACTACCGATATCGACCTCCGAGACCGGCCGGACGACGAGTACCGAGACCGAATCCGCGACGCGCTCGACGGGGTCGAGCCGGGCGAAGAGCTCCTGATCGCCGCCGACCGCGACGTCGACGTCCACCTGATCCGGTACCAGATCGACCGCGGCCGCGACGTGGAGTGGGAACACGACGGCGGCGACGCGGGGCCCCGCGAGGTCCGCGCGGTCGACCGCGGCGAACTCGACGGCCCGGCGTCGGGGACGGCCGACGTGCGCGACCTGCCGCCGCGGCGGCGACACGCGGCCTTGGTGGAGGCGTTCGACCGCCTCGAACCGGACGAGGGGTTCGTCCTCGTGAACGACCACGACCCGAAGCCGCTGTACTACGAACTGCGGTCCACGTACGGCGACGTCGTCGGGTGGGAGTACGCGAGCCGCGGGGCGGGCGAGTGGCGGGTCGCGATCGAGAAGACCGACGAGGCGACGGCCGCCGAGTCCGAGGCGTTCACGCGGTTCGACGTCCGCGAGATCCCGAAGGCGGACCGCCACGAGACGATCCACCACCGGTACCGGATGATCCCCGACGGCGAGACGATGGAGCTGATCGCCCCCCACGAGCCGCGGCCGCTCCACGGGGAGTTCCGCGAGCGCTACGGCGACGCCTTCCGGTGGGAGGTGGTCGAGCAGGAACCCGGCCGGTGTCGCGTCCGGATCACGAAGACCGAGGGCTCGGCGTCGGCGGAGGCGACGTCCGAGGCCGCGGACTCGGAGATCGACGACGCAGAAACCGCGTCGGAGAACGAGGCGACGACAGCGAGCGACGGGTCGCCCGCGGTCACGCGGGAACTCGACGTGCGCGACCTGCCGCCGGCCCAGCGCCACGAGGAGATATTCGACGCGTACGCGGCCCTCGACGACGGGGACGGGTTCGTCCTCGTGAACGACCACGACCCGAAGCCGCTGTACCACCAGTTCGAGGCCGAGGCCGGGCCGGAGTTCCACTGGGAGTACCGCCGTCAGGAGCCGGGCGAGTTCCGTGTGTTGATCGGGAAACGCGCGGCCGACGCCGAGAATCACGACCACGGCGCGACGGAGGGGACGAGCGCCCCGTTCTGA
- a CDS encoding CDP-alcohol phosphatidyltransferase family protein, producing the protein MTLDQYRSVADRLLGPWVSAADRLGLSPDQVSVIAFLVAVAAAVAFAGGSAALYAAGALLVLLNGWLDLVDGALARRQGIASDGGDFLDHVLDRYADVAVIAGLTAGIEAYALGFAAVTGVLLTSYLGTQIQAVGIGREYGGLLGRADRLALMGIVGVVAAAYSAPIVAGLNVVGLLLALFAVVGHLTAVQRFLGAWRDL; encoded by the coding sequence ATGACCCTCGACCAGTACCGCTCCGTGGCGGACCGCCTGCTCGGCCCGTGGGTGTCGGCGGCCGACAGGCTCGGCCTCTCGCCCGACCAGGTGAGCGTGATCGCTTTCCTCGTCGCGGTCGCGGCCGCGGTCGCGTTCGCCGGCGGGTCGGCCGCGCTCTACGCGGCCGGCGCGCTGCTCGTCCTCCTCAACGGCTGGCTGGACCTCGTCGACGGGGCGCTCGCGCGCCGTCAGGGGATCGCCTCCGACGGCGGCGACTTCCTCGACCACGTCCTCGACCGCTACGCCGACGTGGCGGTCATCGCGGGCCTCACGGCCGGGATCGAGGCGTACGCGCTCGGCTTCGCCGCCGTCACGGGCGTCCTCCTCACCTCGTACCTCGGCACGCAGATCCAGGCGGTCGGCATCGGCCGCGAGTACGGCGGCCTCCTCGGCCGGGCGGACCGGCTCGCGCTCATGGGCATCGTCGGCGTCGTCGCCGCCGCGTACTCCGCGCCGATCGTCGCCGGACTCAACGTCGTCGGCCTCCTGCTCGCACTGTTCGCGGTCGTGGGACACCTCACCGCGGTCCAGCGGTTCCTCGGTGCTTGGCGGGACCTGTAG
- a CDS encoding adenylate kinase family protein, with protein MSGDANESADRSGADDADRADDADRSDRPDRVAVTGTPGTGKTTATALLGDEYDVIHLNERIKSDEDLWTERDADRDTLVADLDAVREHLGDWSGVLDSHLAHRFDVDRVVVLRCHPETIESRLEARGESPETAAENAESEALDVILSEAVAEHGAENVYEIDATDRDPDAVADAVRAAIEGDREPSAGTVDFIEYI; from the coding sequence GTGAGCGGCGACGCGAACGAGTCCGCCGACCGCTCCGGTGCGGACGATGCCGACCGCGCGGACGACGCCGACCGCTCCGACCGCCCCGACCGCGTCGCCGTCACGGGGACCCCCGGAACGGGCAAGACCACGGCGACGGCGCTGCTCGGAGACGAGTACGACGTGATCCACCTCAACGAGCGGATCAAGTCGGACGAGGACCTCTGGACCGAGCGCGACGCCGACCGCGACACGCTCGTCGCCGACCTCGACGCGGTCCGGGAGCACCTCGGCGACTGGTCCGGCGTCCTCGACTCCCACCTCGCACATCGGTTCGACGTCGACCGCGTCGTCGTGTTGCGCTGTCACCCCGAGACGATCGAGTCCCGACTCGAAGCGCGGGGCGAGTCGCCCGAGACGGCCGCGGAGAACGCGGAGAGCGAGGCGCTCGACGTGATCCTCTCGGAGGCGGTCGCGGAACACGGCGCGGAGAACGTCTACGAGATCGACGCGACTGACCGCGACCCGGACGCGGTCGCCGACGCGGTCCGCGCGGCGATCGAGGGCGACCGCGAGCCGAGCGCCGGCACCGTGGACTTCATCGAATATATATGA